The following coding sequences are from one Rhodobiaceae bacterium window:
- the tgt gene encoding queuine tRNA-ribosyltransferase: MSSFTYDLLAEDGAARRGVIHTPRGDIQTPAFMPVGTAGTVKALYTDQVKETGADIVLGNTYHLMLRPGAEEVAALGGLHSFMNWQGPILTDSGGFQVMSLSKLRKMSEEAVTFQSHIDGSSYELSPERSIEIQCLLGADIQMVLDECTPFPATHEEANHSMQLSTRWAQRSKDAFRAQMHRKEGQALFGIVQGSVYEDLRQTSASALQEIGFDGYAIGGLAVGEGQEEMLRVLDFTTPMLPKDRPRYLMGVGTPDDLVEAVSRGIDMFDCVMPTRSGRHGQAFTRFGKVNLKNARHANDPRPLDETSSCPAARDYSRAYLHHLLKNGEILGMMLLSWNNIAYYQSLMADLRGAIAAGEFSSFISGFKAAQAAGDLSPL, translated from the coding sequence ATGAGCTCTTTTACGTATGACCTGTTGGCTGAAGATGGCGCTGCGCGGCGCGGTGTCATCCACACGCCACGTGGCGACATTCAAACCCCCGCCTTCATGCCGGTGGGCACTGCTGGTACGGTCAAAGCGCTTTACACAGATCAGGTGAAAGAGACCGGCGCGGACATAGTGCTTGGGAATACTTACCACCTCATGTTGCGTCCGGGCGCTGAAGAAGTTGCCGCGCTTGGAGGCCTTCATTCCTTCATGAACTGGCAGGGACCCATTCTCACCGATAGCGGTGGCTTTCAGGTCATGTCTCTCTCCAAGCTTCGGAAGATGAGCGAGGAGGCGGTCACCTTTCAGAGCCATATTGATGGCTCTTCCTACGAACTATCACCAGAACGCAGCATTGAAATTCAGTGCCTCCTGGGCGCTGACATTCAGATGGTGCTGGATGAGTGCACACCGTTTCCAGCCACCCACGAAGAAGCCAATCATTCCATGCAACTTTCAACGCGCTGGGCGCAGCGCTCAAAGGACGCCTTCAGGGCGCAGATGCACAGAAAGGAAGGGCAGGCTTTGTTCGGGATCGTGCAGGGAAGCGTTTATGAGGATCTGCGTCAAACAAGTGCCTCTGCATTGCAGGAGATCGGCTTTGACGGGTACGCAATTGGAGGTCTTGCAGTCGGTGAGGGCCAGGAAGAAATGCTTCGTGTGCTCGACTTCACTACCCCCATGCTGCCCAAAGACCGACCACGTTACCTCATGGGCGTTGGCACCCCGGATGACCTAGTAGAAGCTGTCTCACGGGGGATCGATATGTTCGATTGTGTGATGCCGACCCGCTCAGGCAGGCACGGACAGGCCTTTACCCGGTTCGGCAAAGTTAATCTTAAAAATGCCCGGCACGCGAATGATCCCCGCCCACTAGACGAGACAAGCTCTTGTCCGGCTGCCCGGGATTACTCCCGCGCCTATCTGCATCATCTTCTTAAAAACGGTGAAATCCTCGGAATGATGCTGCTTTCCTGGAACAATATTGCCTATTACCAGTCCCTGATGGCAGATCTTCGGGGAGCCATTGCTGCCGGAGAATTCAGTTCCTTTATCTCCGGCTTTAAGGCAGCGCAGGCGGCTGGGGATCTGTCGCCGCTCTGA
- the queA gene encoding S-adenosylmethionine:tRNA ribosyltransferase-isomerase: MRVDAFDFDLPDARIALRPARPRDSARLLVVGPNAGHLKDAGVSELPDLLQPGDVLVFNDTKVIPARLTGTRERNGAIANIEVTLHQRLGPDEWLSFAKPAKRLADGDVVQFQGGLEGEVLHRAGGEVHFKFSASGPALDIAIAEAGVMPLPPYIASKRATDEADLEDYQTLFADEPGAVAAPTAGLHFTPNLMRELAERGIETAKVTLHVGAGTFLPVSVDDTDAHKMHSEVGVVTDQTADHLNRVRARGGRIVSVGTTSLRLLESAAGDDGLIQAWSGATDIFITPGYRFKAIDALMTNFHLPKSTLFMLVSAFRSLDEMQTAYAHAIEREYRFYSYGDACLIFPET, from the coding sequence ATGCGGGTTGATGCATTTGATTTCGACCTACCGGACGCGCGGATTGCCTTACGGCCCGCGCGTCCTCGTGATTCCGCACGTCTACTCGTTGTGGGGCCCAATGCTGGTCACCTTAAGGACGCTGGCGTTTCGGAACTACCAGACCTTCTTCAGCCAGGCGATGTGTTGGTGTTCAACGACACGAAGGTCATACCAGCACGGCTTACAGGAACACGGGAGCGCAATGGAGCGATCGCCAATATCGAAGTGACGCTCCACCAAAGACTTGGGCCTGACGAGTGGCTCTCTTTCGCCAAACCCGCAAAACGGTTGGCGGATGGCGATGTCGTCCAATTCCAGGGCGGTTTGGAAGGTGAGGTGCTTCACCGGGCCGGCGGTGAGGTTCATTTCAAATTTTCTGCCTCCGGACCGGCTCTGGATATCGCCATCGCCGAAGCAGGGGTTATGCCGCTGCCTCCTTACATCGCCAGCAAACGGGCAACAGATGAGGCAGACCTGGAAGACTATCAGACGCTTTTTGCAGATGAACCAGGAGCGGTGGCTGCTCCCACAGCGGGCCTTCACTTCACGCCCAATCTGATGAGAGAGCTTGCAGAGAGAGGCATCGAAACGGCGAAGGTCACACTGCATGTGGGCGCAGGTACGTTTCTGCCCGTGAGCGTCGACGACACGGATGCACATAAAATGCATTCCGAAGTGGGTGTAGTCACCGACCAAACCGCCGATCACCTCAACCGAGTTCGAGCACGGGGCGGCCGGATTGTATCTGTCGGCACAACCAGCCTCCGGCTTCTTGAATCCGCTGCGGGGGATGATGGGCTCATTCAAGCCTGGTCTGGTGCAACTGACATTTTCATCACGCCTGGGTACCGGTTCAAAGCGATTGACGCGCTGATGACCAACTTTCACCTGCCCAAATCTACCCTTTTTATGCTGGTGTCTGCGTTTCGATCGCTCGATGAAATGCAGACTGCCTATGCGCACGCCATAGAGCGCGAATATCGTTTCTATTCTTATGGCGATGCCTGCCTGATTTTTCCGGAGACCTGA
- a CDS encoding putative bifunctional phosphatase/peptidyl-prolyl cis-trans isomerase: MADIKDPENALLLDLEHGRVTIELRPDLAPNHVARIKELAREGFYDGIVFHRVIEGFMAQGGDPTGTGMSGSGKNLDAEFSAEPHVRGICSMARAQDPNSADSQFFIVFDDARFLDNQYTVWGQVIDGMEHVDKIKRGEPVQDPDKIVKMQVAADAA; the protein is encoded by the coding sequence ATGGCTGATATCAAAGACCCGGAAAACGCGCTGTTGCTCGATCTTGAGCACGGTCGGGTAACCATCGAGCTTCGTCCAGATCTTGCTCCAAATCACGTTGCGCGGATCAAAGAGCTTGCGCGCGAAGGCTTCTATGATGGGATCGTTTTTCACCGCGTGATCGAAGGCTTCATGGCACAAGGTGGTGATCCAACCGGCACTGGCATGAGTGGCTCTGGCAAAAACCTTGATGCTGAGTTCTCTGCTGAACCACACGTTCGCGGCATTTGCTCCATGGCGCGCGCACAGGACCCGAACAGTGCTGACAGCCAGTTCTTTATTGTGTTTGACGACGCACGCTTCCTCGATAATCAGTACACCGTCTGGGGTCAGGTCATCGATGGCATGGAACATGTCGACAAGATCAAACGCGGCGAGCCTGTGCAGGATCCCGACAAAATTGTGAAAATGCAGGTTGCTGCTGACGCCGCTTAA
- the ppiB gene encoding peptidyl-prolyl cis-trans isomerase B, with product MSRVFSALAAFALMIGLSAPASALDPENTLYLDLKDGRVVIELLPDIAPKHVKRIKTLTREGFYDGIVFHRVIDGFMAQTGDPTGTGRGGSDYPDVRAEFSSEPFVRGVIGAARSQHPDSANSQFFIVFDDATFLDGNYTVWGRVVSGMEFVDNIKLGEPPVNPDKIVRLQVAADAAQ from the coding sequence ATGTCTCGAGTTTTTAGCGCGCTTGCAGCCTTTGCATTGATGATTGGGCTTTCAGCACCGGCCTCGGCCCTGGATCCAGAAAACACTCTCTACCTTGATCTCAAAGACGGGCGTGTAGTGATTGAACTATTGCCAGATATCGCGCCGAAGCATGTGAAAAGGATCAAGACGCTCACACGCGAGGGCTTCTATGATGGGATCGTCTTTCATCGCGTGATTGACGGCTTTATGGCTCAGACGGGCGACCCAACCGGCACGGGCCGGGGTGGCTCGGATTATCCGGATGTTCGTGCTGAATTTTCGAGCGAACCCTTTGTCCGCGGCGTCATTGGCGCAGCACGCTCTCAGCATCCTGACAGCGCAAACAGCCAATTCTTTATTGTCTTTGATGATGCCACTTTTCTCGACGGCAATTACACAGTTTGGGGCCGCGTCGTGAGCGGCATGGAATTTGTCGACAATATCAAGCTGGGCGAGCCGCCTGTGAACCCAGACAAGATTGTCAGGCTTCAAGTTGCAGCTGACGCTGCTCAATAA
- the coaD gene encoding phosphopantetheine adenylyltransferase — protein sequence MKRVGLYSGTFDPVTYGHIDIIRRAFRLVDHLVVGIGVNSSKTPLLSFEDRAALIEAETKSFGEEIGSTLEVTSFKGLVVDAADDVGAGIIIRGLRGTVDYEYEDQMVGMNGILNPRVETVFLTASPEVGFISSTLVRQIATMDGDISRFVPPSVAEKVLSAVKNK from the coding sequence ATGAAACGTGTTGGCCTTTATTCCGGGACTTTCGATCCCGTGACGTACGGTCATATCGACATCATCCGCCGGGCATTTCGTCTGGTGGATCATCTCGTCGTTGGGATTGGTGTTAATTCTTCCAAGACACCTCTTCTTAGTTTCGAGGATCGTGCCGCGCTTATTGAGGCAGAGACTAAGTCTTTTGGCGAGGAAATCGGGTCTACACTTGAAGTAACTTCTTTCAAAGGCCTGGTTGTTGATGCGGCAGACGATGTAGGTGCTGGCATTATAATCAGAGGCTTACGCGGCACCGTTGACTATGAATATGAAGATCAAATGGTAGGCATGAACGGGATATTGAATCCACGCGTTGAAACTGTGTTTCTGACGGCTTCACCGGAAGTTGGTTTCATTTCATCGACCCTTGTCCGTCAAATTGCCACAATGGATGGTGATATTTCCCGCTTCGTGCCGCCTTCAGTAGCGGAAAAAGTGCTTAGCGCCGTCAAAAACAAGTAA
- the gyrA gene encoding DNA gyrase subunit A, with amino-acid sequence MSDTHDTETPGEEPVPEANGNLNGGDGGSSGGTGGGGVPPERDVSPIAIEEEMKTSYLDYAMSVIVSRALPDVRDGLKPVHRRILYAMNESGYDWNKPYKKSARIVGDVMGKYHPHGDQAIYDALVRMAQDFSLRLPLLDGQGNFGSVDGDPPAAMRYTETRMGKPAHALLNDIDKDTVNFQDNYDNSESEPEVLPAEFPNLLVNGAGGIAVGMATNIPPHNLGETIDACLALMDDPELSIDRLNEIIPGPDFPTGGMILGRQGIRSAYHLGRGSVLMRGRTEIEEFKKDRHAIIVTEIPYQVNKATMIEKIAELVRDKRVEGISDIRDESSRLGMRVVIELKRDVVPEIILNQLYRFSPLQTSFGANMVALDYGRPAQMNLKQMLEAFVAFREVVVARRTKFELNKARDRAHVLVGLAIAVANIDEVIALIRSAPDPATARAQLMERHWPAKDITPIVELIDDPRHKIAEDGTYRLSETQARAILDLRLQRLTALGRDEIGDEVRELGEKIADYLEILRSRDRILTIIRDELGAIRDEFATPRRTEIMEAADDVEDEDLIQREDMVVTVSHQGYIKRVPLSTYRAQRRGGKGRSGMATKDEDFVARIFVASTHSPVLFFSSTGMVYKMKVWRLPQATPQSKGKAMVNLLPLKSGERITSVMPLPEDEKSWDALDIMFATRSGNVRRNKLSDFVQINRNGKIAMKLDEGDGIVGVQICTENDDVLLTNAGGRCIRFPVTDVRVFSSRNSTGVRGVKLDGEDQTISMTILNHLDVTPAEARAYLKQAALARRAATGEEIEESSEPLEDDDDGEITTLSPERYAELGAHEQFVLTVSVKGYGKRSSSFEYRTSGRGGKGIIAMAVSQRNGQLIASFPVEEQDEIMLVTDGGQLIRCPVNDIRVAGRSTQGVTIFRTDKEEQVVSVEHLGDSSEEE; translated from the coding sequence TTGTCCGATACACACGATACGGAAACGCCAGGTGAGGAACCTGTTCCCGAAGCCAATGGGAATCTAAACGGTGGTGATGGCGGTTCCTCCGGCGGTACTGGAGGCGGGGGTGTTCCGCCTGAGCGTGACGTGTCGCCAATCGCTATCGAAGAGGAGATGAAAACCTCTTATCTCGATTACGCGATGAGCGTGATCGTGAGCCGGGCATTGCCTGACGTGCGAGATGGTTTGAAGCCGGTTCATCGCCGCATCCTCTATGCGATGAACGAGAGCGGCTACGACTGGAATAAGCCTTATAAGAAATCTGCCCGTATCGTTGGCGACGTGATGGGTAAATATCACCCGCACGGTGACCAGGCGATTTATGATGCGCTTGTGCGTATGGCCCAGGATTTCTCTTTGCGGCTTCCATTGTTGGACGGACAAGGCAATTTCGGCTCTGTGGACGGCGATCCGCCGGCAGCGATGCGTTACACAGAAACGCGCATGGGCAAGCCAGCCCACGCTTTGCTCAATGACATCGACAAAGACACAGTCAATTTTCAGGACAATTACGACAATTCCGAGAGTGAGCCGGAAGTCCTTCCAGCTGAGTTTCCAAACCTACTGGTCAATGGAGCCGGCGGCATTGCCGTTGGCATGGCGACCAATATTCCGCCGCACAATCTGGGAGAAACCATTGATGCCTGCCTTGCACTCATGGATGACCCTGAATTAAGCATCGACCGACTGAATGAAATTATTCCGGGACCGGACTTTCCAACCGGCGGCATGATCCTCGGACGTCAGGGCATCCGATCAGCCTATCACCTTGGCCGTGGTTCCGTGCTCATGCGCGGCCGCACAGAGATTGAAGAGTTCAAGAAAGATCGCCACGCAATCATTGTCACCGAAATCCCCTATCAGGTGAACAAGGCAACGATGATTGAGAAGATCGCTGAACTCGTTAGAGATAAGCGGGTAGAGGGTATTTCCGACATTCGGGACGAAAGCTCCCGTCTTGGCATGCGTGTTGTGATCGAACTGAAACGCGATGTTGTGCCGGAAATCATTCTGAACCAGCTTTATCGTTTCTCGCCATTGCAAACCTCGTTTGGCGCGAACATGGTGGCGCTGGATTATGGCCGCCCCGCGCAAATGAACCTTAAGCAAATGCTTGAGGCATTCGTTGCGTTTCGTGAGGTCGTTGTTGCGCGACGCACAAAGTTCGAACTTAATAAGGCGCGGGACAGGGCTCACGTATTGGTTGGTCTTGCCATTGCTGTTGCCAATATTGATGAGGTGATTGCGCTTATTCGTTCTGCCCCGGATCCGGCGACGGCACGAGCGCAATTGATGGAACGCCATTGGCCCGCGAAAGACATTACGCCGATTGTTGAGCTGATCGACGACCCTCGCCACAAGATTGCAGAGGACGGCACCTATCGGCTGTCTGAGACACAGGCACGGGCCATTCTGGATCTGCGGCTGCAACGCCTCACTGCGCTTGGTCGCGATGAGATTGGTGACGAGGTTCGGGAACTTGGTGAGAAGATTGCCGACTATCTCGAAATTCTTCGGTCGCGTGATCGTATTCTCACGATCATTCGTGATGAACTCGGCGCAATCAGAGATGAGTTTGCAACGCCGCGACGCACTGAAATCATGGAAGCCGCGGATGATGTCGAAGATGAAGACCTGATCCAGCGGGAAGACATGGTCGTTACCGTTAGCCATCAGGGCTACATCAAACGTGTGCCTCTCTCGACTTACCGTGCACAACGGCGTGGCGGTAAAGGCCGGTCCGGCATGGCGACGAAGGATGAAGATTTCGTCGCGCGGATTTTCGTTGCAAGCACGCATTCGCCTGTCCTCTTCTTCTCGTCGACCGGCATGGTCTACAAGATGAAAGTCTGGCGCCTGCCGCAAGCCACGCCGCAGTCCAAAGGCAAGGCAATGGTGAACCTGTTGCCACTTAAATCTGGAGAGCGCATTACCTCTGTAATGCCGCTACCAGAAGATGAGAAGAGCTGGGATGCGCTCGACATTATGTTTGCGACGCGTTCCGGCAATGTCCGTCGGAACAAGCTCTCTGATTTCGTACAGATCAACCGGAACGGCAAGATTGCCATGAAGCTCGATGAGGGCGACGGCATTGTGGGCGTTCAGATCTGTACTGAGAATGATGATGTTCTCCTCACCAATGCCGGTGGGCGTTGCATCAGGTTCCCGGTCACCGATGTTCGTGTCTTCTCCAGCCGGAATTCTACTGGTGTGCGCGGGGTTAAGCTGGATGGAGAAGACCAGACGATCTCTATGACCATACTCAATCATCTTGATGTGACACCTGCAGAAGCCAGGGCCTATCTTAAGCAGGCTGCGCTCGCCCGTCGGGCAGCGACTGGTGAAGAGATCGAGGAATCCTCAGAACCACTGGAAGACGATGATGACGGCGAGATCACGACCCTCTCGCCAGAACGCTATGCAGAACTCGGCGCGCATGAACAGTTCGTTTTGACTGTCAGCGTCAAAGGGTATGGGAAGCGGAGTTCTTCATTCGAGTACAGAACATCCGGTCGTGGCGGCAAAGGCATTATTGCCATGGCCGTGTCTCAGCGCAACGGCCAGCTCATCGCCTCGTTCCCAGTAGAAGAACAAGACGAGATTATGCTGGTAACGGATGGTGGCCAGTTGATCCGTTGTCCGGTCAATGACATTCGGGTCGCGGGGCGTTCAACGCAGGGTGTAACCATCTTCCGAACTGACAAGGAAGAGCAGGTTGTATCTGTTGAGCATCTTGGTGATAGTTCGGAAGAAGAATAG
- the ssb gene encoding single-stranded DNA-binding protein encodes MAGSVNKVILVGNLGADPEIRSMQNGNPVCNLRIATSESWRDKSSGERRERTEWHRVVIFNEGLCRIAEQYLKKGAKVYIEGQIQTRKWQDQQGQDRYSTEIVLQGFNSTLTMLDSRNSGGGGGGDFGGSSSGGYDQGGGDFGGGSGGGSAPIDDEIPF; translated from the coding sequence ATGGCCGGAAGTGTCAACAAAGTCATTCTTGTGGGAAATCTGGGCGCGGATCCAGAAATCCGCAGCATGCAGAACGGCAACCCGGTGTGTAACCTGCGGATCGCCACCAGTGAAAGCTGGCGGGATAAGAGCTCAGGGGAACGCCGTGAGCGGACCGAATGGCATCGTGTGGTGATCTTCAATGAAGGTCTGTGCCGGATCGCCGAGCAATATCTCAAAAAGGGCGCGAAAGTTTATATCGAAGGTCAGATCCAGACCCGTAAGTGGCAAGACCAGCAGGGTCAGGACCGGTACTCTACAGAGATCGTCCTGCAGGGCTTCAATTCCACCCTCACAATGCTCGATAGCCGGAACTCTGGTGGCGGCGGCGGCGGTGACTTTGGCGGATCATCGAGCGGCGGGTATGACCAGGGCGGCGGCGACTTCGGTGGTGGCAGTGGTGGCGGTAGCGCGCCCATCGATGATGAAATTCCGTTTTAA
- a CDS encoding acetyltransferase (GNAT) domain protein has protein sequence MTVLLTERLQLRPYKQDEAHLLHSIIGDLRIVFWRKEPGTLEEAQHWLKRTSLTREETGMGVWGVFDRKTDDFLGQTILQPLPETGEPEIGYHFRVEAQGRGYATEAAKCLLHHGFAGLELPRIVAVVLPDNHPSQAVMKKLGLPYIRDLMKSDMLHNYFALERPAYLARHRQDQQ, from the coding sequence GTGACGGTCCTACTGACAGAACGCCTTCAGTTGCGTCCTTATAAGCAGGACGAGGCGCATCTGCTTCATTCCATCATTGGCGATCTGCGGATTGTTTTCTGGCGGAAGGAGCCAGGAACGCTTGAGGAAGCACAGCACTGGCTCAAAAGGACCTCTCTCACTCGCGAGGAAACGGGCATGGGGGTCTGGGGCGTGTTTGATAGAAAGACGGACGACTTCTTGGGCCAGACCATTCTCCAACCCTTGCCTGAGACCGGAGAACCTGAGATTGGCTACCACTTTCGGGTGGAGGCACAGGGCCGCGGATACGCAACGGAGGCGGCAAAGTGTCTGTTGCATCATGGATTTGCAGGATTGGAGCTGCCCAGGATCGTTGCCGTCGTCCTACCGGACAATCATCCCTCACAGGCGGTGATGAAAAAGCTGGGGCTGCCCTATATTAGAGATCTGATGAAGAGCGATATGCTGCACAACTATTTCGCGCTAGAACGCCCAGCCTACCTGGCCCGGCACAGACAAGATCAGCAATAA
- the uvrA gene encoding UvrABC system protein A produces MQKNISIAGAREHNLKNITIELPRDELIVITGLSGSGKSSLAFDTIYAEGQRRYVESLSAYARQFLEMMQKPDVDQIDGLSPAISIEQKTTSRNPRSTVGTVTEIYDYMRLLWARVGIPYSPATGLPIESQTVTQMVDRVKELPEGTRLHLLAPIVRGRKGEYRKEFAELLKKGFQRVKIDGAFYELDDLPTLDKKYKHDIDVVVDRIVVRDDLGNRLADSFEIALQLTDGIAVAEFADVKDGEKEPERIVFSSRFACPVSGFTIDEIEPRLFSFNNPFGACPSCDGLGTQYFIDPDLVIPDPGLSIRKGAVAPWSKSTSPYYTQTLDSIAKHYKFSVTVPWSELPKKAQDAVLYGSGDDAITFSYDDGLRSYKNKKPFEGVIPNLNRRWRETDSAWAREEIEKFQDVTACEACSGFRLKPEALAVKVGDSHVSQVAQLSIKEADAWFASIDKQLTKKQNEIAGRVLKEIRERLHFLNNVGLDYLSLSRNSGTLSGGESQRIRLASQIGSGLTGVLYVLDEPSIGLHQRDNDRLLATLRRLRDLGNTVIVVEHDEDAIRTADYVVDIGPGAGIHGGEVVAKGTPAQVMSNPKSLTGKYLTGLEQIDIPAERRPISDDKKVSVTGASGNNLKDVTAEIPLGTFTCVTGVSGGGKSTLLIETVYKAIARRLNNARTHPAPFEQIEGLEHLDKIIDIDQSPIGRTPRSNPATYTGSFTHIRDWFAGLPEAKARGYKPGRFSFNVKGGRCEACQGDGVIKIEMHFLPDVYVECDACHGKRYNRETLEVKFKDKSIADVLDMTVDEAQSFFKAVPTVREKMDVLQRVGLGYIKVGQQATTLSGGEAQRVKLAKELSKRATGRTIYILDEPTTGLHFHDVKKLLDVLHELVDTGNTVVVIEHNLEVIKTADWIIDLGPEGGDGGGEVVAEGRPEGVAEEPRSYTGQYLRTLLKRSGRAPAKKKVAARKTATPTSTPKASGKKNAAKKAAPKKAAKKKAAPKRKTTKRSPRQAAE; encoded by the coding sequence ATGCAAAAGAACATCTCCATCGCCGGTGCCCGCGAGCACAATCTGAAGAATATCACGATTGAATTGCCGCGCGATGAGCTGATTGTGATCACGGGCCTGTCTGGGTCCGGCAAGTCGTCTCTCGCGTTCGATACGATTTATGCGGAAGGTCAGCGGCGCTATGTCGAGAGCCTGTCGGCCTATGCGCGCCAGTTTCTGGAGATGATGCAGAAGCCTGATGTGGATCAGATTGATGGTCTCTCACCGGCCATCTCCATTGAGCAGAAGACCACGTCGCGTAACCCGCGCTCGACTGTCGGGACAGTGACGGAAATCTACGATTATATGCGTCTCCTGTGGGCCCGTGTTGGCATCCCCTATTCGCCTGCCACAGGACTTCCCATTGAGAGTCAGACGGTCACACAAATGGTGGATAGAGTAAAAGAGCTGCCGGAAGGCACGCGTCTCCATTTGCTGGCGCCCATCGTGCGGGGCCGCAAGGGAGAGTATCGCAAAGAATTTGCAGAACTCCTGAAGAAGGGCTTTCAGCGGGTGAAAATCGATGGCGCGTTCTACGAGCTCGATGACCTGCCGACCCTCGACAAAAAATACAAACACGATATCGACGTTGTTGTTGACCGCATTGTCGTGCGGGATGATTTAGGGAACCGGTTGGCGGACTCCTTTGAGATTGCCCTGCAGCTGACGGACGGAATTGCAGTCGCTGAATTTGCCGATGTGAAAGACGGTGAAAAAGAACCGGAACGGATCGTATTCTCGTCTCGTTTCGCCTGCCCTGTCTCTGGATTTACAATTGATGAAATAGAGCCGCGGCTTTTTTCCTTCAACAATCCCTTTGGCGCCTGTCCGTCCTGTGATGGGTTGGGCACGCAGTATTTCATCGACCCTGATCTCGTGATCCCTGACCCGGGACTGTCGATCCGTAAAGGCGCTGTCGCGCCCTGGTCAAAATCGACATCGCCCTACTACACACAGACGCTGGATAGCATCGCGAAGCACTACAAATTTTCTGTCACAGTGCCGTGGAGTGAACTGCCGAAGAAGGCGCAAGATGCGGTGCTCTACGGGTCTGGCGACGACGCCATCACCTTTTCTTATGACGATGGCTTGAGGTCCTACAAAAACAAGAAACCATTTGAAGGTGTGATCCCGAACCTTAATCGCCGTTGGCGGGAGACAGATAGTGCCTGGGCACGCGAAGAGATAGAAAAGTTCCAGGACGTCACAGCCTGCGAGGCCTGTTCAGGATTTCGCCTGAAGCCGGAAGCACTCGCGGTAAAGGTTGGCGACAGCCATGTAAGCCAGGTCGCGCAGCTTTCCATCAAGGAAGCAGATGCCTGGTTTGCCAGCATCGACAAGCAGCTGACCAAGAAACAAAACGAGATCGCAGGACGTGTCCTCAAGGAAATCCGTGAACGCCTCCACTTTCTGAACAATGTGGGTCTCGACTATCTGAGCCTCTCGCGGAACTCCGGAACCCTCTCTGGCGGTGAAAGCCAACGCATCCGGCTTGCCTCTCAGATTGGCTCCGGCCTCACAGGCGTCCTCTATGTTCTGGATGAGCCCTCAATCGGACTCCACCAGCGTGACAATGATCGCCTGCTGGCTACGCTTCGGCGCCTGCGTGATCTTGGCAACACGGTTATCGTGGTCGAACATGATGAGGATGCGATCCGCACCGCAGACTATGTAGTTGATATCGGTCCAGGTGCCGGCATTCACGGCGGTGAGGTTGTAGCTAAAGGCACACCCGCGCAAGTTATGTCGAACCCTAAAAGCCTGACAGGTAAATACCTAACAGGCCTCGAGCAGATCGACATTCCCGCGGAACGTCGCCCCATATCGGACGACAAAAAAGTCAGCGTTACGGGCGCGAGCGGCAACAATTTGAAAGACGTAACCGCAGAAATTCCGCTGGGCACCTTTACCTGCGTGACAGGTGTCTCAGGCGGCGGGAAATCCACCCTTCTCATCGAGACCGTTTACAAGGCCATTGCACGCCGTCTTAACAATGCACGCACACATCCTGCTCCGTTCGAGCAGATTGAAGGACTGGAACATCTCGACAAGATTATCGACATTGATCAGTCACCGATTGGCCGCACGCCGCGGTCTAACCCCGCGACCTACACGGGTTCCTTCACCCATATTCGCGATTGGTTTGCCGGTCTGCCGGAAGCCAAAGCACGCGGCTATAAGCCCGGTCGATTCTCTTTCAACGTAAAGGGTGGTCGCTGTGAGGCCTGTCAGGGGGACGGTGTCATCAAGATTGAGATGCACTTCCTGCCTGATGTCTATGTGGAATGTGATGCCTGTCACGGCAAGCGCTATAACCGCGAAACACTGGAAGTTAAGTTCAAGGACAAGTCGATCGCCGACGTCCTCGACATGACCGTTGATGAAGCCCAAAGCTTCTTCAAAGCGGTGCCGACCGTGCGCGAAAAGATGGATGTACTGCAACGGGTCGGCCTTGGCTACATCAAGGTCGGCCAACAGGCGACCACCCTGTCCGGCGGTGAGGCCCAACGCGTAAAGCTTGCGAAAGAACTCTCCAAGCGCGCGACCGGCCGCACAATCTACATTTTGGATGAGCCAACGACTGGCCTCCACTTCCATGACGTGAAAAAGCTGCTCGACGTACTGCATGAGCTTGTCGACACCGGCAACACCGTTGTTGTGATTGAGCACAATCTGGAGGTCATCAAGACGGCAGACTGGATCATCGACTTGGGCCCCGAAGGTGGCGACGGCGGCGGCGAAGTGGTTGCTGAAGGCCGTCCGGAAGGTGTGGCCGAAGAGCCCCGTTCCTATACCGGGCAATATCTCCGCACTCTTTTGAAGCGCTCTGGACGCGCACCAGCGAAGAAGAAAGTCGCGGCCAGGAAGACAGCTACACCCACATCAACGCCAAAAGCCTCAGGTAAGAAAAACGCGGCCAAAAAAGCTGCACCCAAAAAGGCCGCAAAGAAAAAGGCGGCACCTAAGCGCAAGACAACGAAGCGCTCTCCCCGTCAGGCAGCTGAATGA